Within Massilia endophytica, the genomic segment GGGAACGCTGTCGATTACAGAATCGGCCTGATCGCACGAATCGGCTTGGAACGGGTCGAGGCACTGGAATCGGACAACACACCACGCAAGTGGACACACGAAGAACTCAGGGCCATGAAAGCGCACTACCAGGCCAAGGTTAGGGAATTGAGGAAGGAGAGAGCATGAGAATCCTGAACAAAATCAAATGCGCGCTCGGATTTCATCCCAGCTACATGGTGCTTCAGCAGTTCTCGCCAGGGACGCGACGCATCTACTGCCCGCACTGCATGAAGGACTACGCAATGAACGACTACGAGCGCATTTCGGTTCCATGGGACTGCAGTTTTCAGGAGTTCTATGAAGGCCTGGGCCACGTCATCAAGCCTTTGCCAGCGAGGAAGCCATGACCGCGCATCCAGTCCGAATGTACAAAGACCCTCTCGATGCATTAATCGAGGAAGAGGAAAGGACCTGTAAGGGCTGCATCCACAGGGACAGGATAGGAAACACAGATGTATGCAACAACCCTGAAGTAAAGAGCGTGCTGGCAAAGCGGCGCTGTGATGAATACGAGACTGTTTAGGGAGGGGGAATGAAACAAGACATGAGCCGCATCAAGGAGCTGCTAAACGAGTGGGCCGGGTTCTACATGGACTTTGTAGGAACCGGCTACCCGAAGCAGTCCGCATTTGCGACGGAGCGAGTTCAGACTAGCAACCGCTCGACCGAGACCCTTAGGTCAATCCCTGATGACGTACTCCGTCTGAATCGGGAGATTGAACTAATGGCCCCGGCATTCAAGCAGATCATCCATCTGGAGTACATGGACAAGCGACCGGCAAAGACTAAAGCCGCCGTCATCAAAATTCCGCGCCAGGTGTACCACCTTCGGTTGAACTGGTGCTACGAGCATTTGGACTATCGCATGTGGCATACAGCGGAGGAAAAATACCTCCTGCAACGAATGAAAGTGTCATGACAAAATACCCCGAGACAAAAGTGTCATGCAGGAATTACTATCTAATCTGTAATCTGTCTCAGTGTCACTAGACGGACTTTCCCTGTCTCCTCCACTACCCTAAGCGGTGGACTTCGCCCGGCTCCCGCTGGGCTTTTTTTTTGCTCACGGCACCGAAGCGAAAGCTCCACGGTGATGAGATATGGCCGCAAGAATGCGTAAGAGGCACCAAGACGAGGTGCGAACGAAGATCCAGGCAAGTCAGCTGATAAATCGTCTTACCGATCATGCACTTGGCCTGAACGATTTGACGCCAACACAGATCAAGGCAATCGAAATACTGCTGCGCAAGTCGCTGCCCGATCTTAGTGCCGTTGCCCATGAAGGCGAGATTGATAGCAGTATCACTGTCAACATCAAACACTTCTAATGGACATCGACCTGCCCAACGGGTGGGAGCCACGCCAATACCAGCTCCCAGCATGGCGGTATCTGCAGGGTGGTGGGCGGCACGCGGAGTTGATCTGGCACCGACGTAGCGGGAAGGACGAGATTGCGCTTCACAGGGCCGCGTGTGCGGCTTTTGAGCGGGTGGCGGGCTACTGGCACATGCTGCCGGAGTACAGCCAGGCGCGTAAGGCAATCTGGGATGCGGTGAATCCGCACACCGGGAGGCGCAGGATTGACGAGGCTTTCCCGCCCGAGCTGCGCAAGACCACGCGCAACCAAGAGATGATGATCGAGTTTAAGAACGGATCGTCATGGCAGGTGGTTGGGTCAGATAACTACAACAGCCTTGTGGGTTCGACGCCTGCAGGGATTGTGTACTCGGAGTGGGCGCTAGCCAATCCAACAGCACGCGCCTATCTCAGGCCGATCCTGCTGGAGAACAACGGCTGGCAGATATTCATCACAACGTCGCGGGGCAGGAATCACGCCTACACGACACTGAAAGCAGCACAGAAGACACCCGGATCGTTCGCCCAGATATTGGATGCGAATCAGACGGGCGTTTTTACGCCTGAGCAGCTTGCTGTAGAGCTGGAGGCGTACATAGCCGAGTTTGGCGACGAGTACGGGCGCGCGAAGTTTGAGCAGGAATATCTGTGCTCCTTCGATGCGGCGAACCTCGGGGCCATCCTGGCGCGCTCCATCGGGATTGCGGAGCGTGAAGGCCGGGTCAGCGATGAGATTGACTTCGATCCGAACGGTGCACCGTTTGAAGTCTCTGCCGACCTTGGCAGGCGCGATACGGCTACATGGTACTTCTGGCAGTCGCGTCTAGGTGGGCATCACGTCTTCGACTACGACGGCGGTTGGGGCCTGGATGCGGAGCAATGGGCAGACAGGCTGGAAGCTAAGTTCAGGCCTTACAAGCTGAGCGACGGCAAGCCAGCACTCGGAAAGATCTGGCTTCCCCACGATGCCAGGGCCAAGACGTTCGCCGCAAAGCATAGCGCCTTGGAGATATTCATCAAGAAGTTTGGCGCGGATCGCGTTCGCATCACGCCTGACTCCAAGAAGGCCGACCGGATCAATGCGGCCAGGGTGGTAACACCGCATGTGGCATTCAACGCCGCTCGGTTAGAGCGCGGCCTTGACGGACTTCGGGCATGGTCGTTTGAGTACGACGAAGAGAAGAAGATCTTTAGCAGCGAGCCTAAGCACGATTGGGCATCGCACGATGGCGACGGGTACAGCTACGGCTGCCTGATTATGCAGATGACCAAGCCTCCCATCATCAAGCCTGAGAACAAGTTCCTTGAACAGGCCACGCTTAACGATCTGTGGAAGGCACAGCGCCCGAAAGGGAAAGGAAGAATATGATCTACTCAAACACTGGCGCACCGGTCAATAAGACGGCGACGGGAGTTGTTGCAACGGCCTCCGCGCAGCTTATCGGCGTCTTCTGCGCTTCGTCCAGCTCTGGAACGCTCAAGCTGTACGACAATGCCTCGGCTGCCTCTGGGACGGTCGTGGTGAACACCTTCAGCCTGACGGCGGCTACCTTCTACCCTATCCCGGCTTCGCTCGCGAATGGCCTGCACGCCACCATTGGCGGGACTGCTGACGTTACGTTCTTCGTCGCCTAATGGATAAAGAGTTTGATCTCGCTTCGCTGAAGCGGCGCTACTTGCTCGATATCGAGCTGTACGAGCGCACCTATGAGTCGTGGCATAAGCGCGGCAAGAAGGTCGTCAAGCGCTACCGCGATGAGCGAAACGATCTGGCAGAAGCAACAGGTACGACCGAGGCTCGCTACAACATTCTGTGGGCGAACGTTCAAACGGTCGTCCCGGCCGTATTTGCACGCCTGCCTAAGCCGGAAGTGACGCGGCGCCATAAGGACAAGGACCCAGTAGCGCGTGTCGCGTCCATGATCCTTGAGCGCGCGCTGCAGTACGAGATTGAGCAGTACACCGACTACTCGTCGGCGGTCCTGAATAGCGTAGAGGATCGCGTACTACCTGGGCGAGGGATTGCATGGGTCCGCTATATCCCGGTGATGAAGTCCCTGGCGTTGCCGTCAGCACAGATCACCGAGGACGTGCCCGAGGTAGACAAGCAAGCGGAAGGCGCCCAGCCTGACACGGCAGAGGTTATCGACTACGAGTGCAGCCCGGTAGATTACGTCCACTGGGAGGACTTCGGCCATAACGTCGCCCGTACTTGGGAAGAGGTGTCCGTTGTCTGGCGCATCGTTCCGCTAGACCGCAAGGAGTTAATCAAGCGCTTTGGCGAAGAAAAGGGCAAGCAGATAGCCCTGGACATGAAATCGCCGCTGGAGGACGAGGCGCTTGCCACTCCCGAGGGCGAATCGCTGAAGAAGGCGCGGATCTACGAGGTCTGGGACAAGAAAGCCGGGCTGGTTGTCTGGCTATCGAAGTCGAGCGAAGAGGCGCTGGATGCGAAGCGCGACCCGCTGGGTCTGGAGGCCTTCTTCCCCTGCCCCAAGCCAATCTATTCGACGGTCACGACCAACAGCCTTATTCCGGTACCGGACTACTGCCTTTATCAGGACCAGGCCAAAGAGCTCGACCTGATCTGCGAGCGGATCGAGGGGCTGACCGAAGCTCTCAAAGTAGCGGGCGTCTACGACTCGTCGCAGGACGGAATCAAGCGTCTATTCACCGAAGGAGGCAATACCCAGCTGATCCCCGTAGATACCTGGGCCGCGTTCGCGGAAAAAGGTGGCATCAAGGGCGTGATGGACTTCGTGCCTCTGGATCAGA encodes:
- a CDS encoding terminase large subunit domain-containing protein, which translates into the protein MDIDLPNGWEPRQYQLPAWRYLQGGGRHAELIWHRRSGKDEIALHRAACAAFERVAGYWHMLPEYSQARKAIWDAVNPHTGRRRIDEAFPPELRKTTRNQEMMIEFKNGSSWQVVGSDNYNSLVGSTPAGIVYSEWALANPTARAYLRPILLENNGWQIFITTSRGRNHAYTTLKAAQKTPGSFAQILDANQTGVFTPEQLAVELEAYIAEFGDEYGRAKFEQEYLCSFDAANLGAILARSIGIAEREGRVSDEIDFDPNGAPFEVSADLGRRDTATWYFWQSRLGGHHVFDYDGGWGLDAEQWADRLEAKFRPYKLSDGKPALGKIWLPHDARAKTFAAKHSALEIFIKKFGADRVRITPDSKKADRINAARVVTPHVAFNAARLERGLDGLRAWSFEYDEEKKIFSSEPKHDWASHDGDGYSYGCLIMQMTKPPIIKPENKFLEQATLNDLWKAQRPKGKGRI
- a CDS encoding molecular chaperone codes for the protein MDKEFDLASLKRRYLLDIELYERTYESWHKRGKKVVKRYRDERNDLAEATGTTEARYNILWANVQTVVPAVFARLPKPEVTRRHKDKDPVARVASMILERALQYEIEQYTDYSSAVLNSVEDRVLPGRGIAWVRYIPVMKSLALPSAQITEDVPEVDKQAEGAQPDTAEVIDYECSPVDYVHWEDFGHNVARTWEEVSVVWRIVPLDRKELIKRFGEEKGKQIALDMKSPLEDEALATPEGESLKKARIYEVWDKKAGLVVWLSKSSEEALDAKRDPLGLEAFFPCPKPIYSTVTTNSLIPVPDYCLYQDQAKELDLICERIEGLTEALKVAGVYDSSQDGIKRLFTEGGNTQLIPVDTWAAFAEKGGIKGVMDFVPLDQIVQALNALYMAREQAKAVIYEVSGIADVIRGASDPNETATATRTKGQFASLRLKKMQGAVAEFATDLLRIKAQIICKHYQPETIAMISGVEQMSEQDKALVGPAIELLRNEPMRGFRIDISSDSLLEVDEQQEKQDRMEFITAVGGFVQQALSAPPEIAPLLGEVLLFAVRGFKAGRSLEGAFEEAIEKLRKKAEQPQGPDPEQQKLQAEQALAQAKLQGEQQLEQARQQAEEARHQREMQMELALAEQKMAMEERMRTMEAAMDERFERWKAELDAATKIEAANIASKAKVEDEATQAATSEIASEVQQ